TGAACTTCATTTTAACCTAATACAAGCTATATTTAATTCGATGATATATCTAGATGTCTTAGATATACTGCTTTTTATATTATTTCACAAAAAAGATAATAGAGTTTTGTAAATTCTCAGTATAGTATATAAATGATTGCATGTAGTAAAATAATTTTGTAGCAAAGATTAATGAAATATAAATTAAAGTTATATATATAAAGGGAGGAAGTAAGTATGGCAGATTTATCATTAAGACATATTTATAAAATTTATGAAGGAGATGTAACTGCAGTAAAAGATTTTAACCTAGAAATTGCAGATAAAGAATTTATAGTTTTTGTTGGACCATCAGGTTGTGGTAAGTCAACAACTTTAAGAATGATTGCAGGACTTGAAGAAATATCAAAAGGTGAATTATATATTGGCGGAAAACTTGTTAATGATGTAGAACCTAAAGAAAGAGATATAGCGATGGTATTCCAAAACTATGCGTTATATCCACATATGACAGTTTATGATAACATGGCTTTTGCTTTAAAATTAAGAAAAGCTCCAAAAGATGAAATAGATAAAAAAGTTAGAGAAGCAGCAAAGAGATTAGATATTGAACATTTATTAGAAAGAAAACCAAAGGCTTTATCAGGAGGTCAAAGACAAAGAGTTGCATTAGGACGTGCTATTGTCAGAGAACCAAAGGTATTCTTAATGGACGAGCCTTTATCAAATCTTGATGCAAAATTAAGAGTTCAAATGAGAACAGAAATTTCAAAACTTTACCAAAGTTTAGGAACAACATTTATTTACGTAACTCATGACCAAGTTGAAGCATTAACAATGGGTACTAGAATTGTAGTAATGAAAGATGGTATAATTCAACAAGTGGATACACCACTTAACATCTACAATACACCAACTAATTTATTTGTTGCAGGATTTATTGGAAGCCCTCAAATGAATTTAGTTACTGGTACAGTTGCAGAGAATGACGGAAAATTATATTGCAAATTTGAAGAAAATAATATATTATTACCTCAAGAAAAGGCAGCAATATTAAAAGAAAAAGGTTATGCTAATAAGGAAGTAGTATTTGGTATTAGACCAGAACATTTAGATGATAGTAAAGAGTTAATTGAAAGCAATCCTGCAGCAACATTGACTGGAGATGTAGAAGTTGTTGAACGTATGGGAGCTGAAAGTTATATTTACTTTAAATCAGGAAATAATAATATGACAGCAAGAGTTGATGGAAGTACTGAATGTGAACCTAAAGACAAAATTAAATTATTTGTAGAACATGAAAATATTCATGTATTTGACAAAGAAACAGAATTGAGAATATGTTAATATAAAGTGTAATTAAAAATAATTTTTTAGTTCGATTTTTATAGTCTAGCTAAATTAATTAAAAATGCACAATTCACAATGGATAATTGAAATATGTGAATTGTGCATTATGCATTAATAATTAAAAATAGAGGTGAAAATGTGTGAAGGGATTAGAAAAATATCTACAAGAAATATATGAAAACTGTGAAATACCTTTTGAAGTTTATGCAGATGATGAAATTGTATTTAAATCTCATCCCAATAATCTTAAAGGAGAATTACTGGAAAACAGATTTTCAATAGGATTAAAGAATTTTGTAATAGTAGTAGAACAAAGTTATAAAAATTCTATAAAGTTATTAGAGTTTTGTGTTAGAGATAAATATAAAGAGGATACAAATAAGAGAGAAAAAATTCTTAATCAATTGTTGCAAAAATTAAGCGTATCTAGAGATAAGATAAAAGAAATTATGCCTGAAATAAAAGATGATACATATTTAATTACGATTAATTTACAGGATAAACTAATCGAAGCTTTGGATGTGCTAAAAAATATATATAATGACATAGATGTTATTATTTTAAATTATGAAGATACTATAGTTTTAATAGGAGCTTTTGAGGATATAAATGAACATATTTCTAGTATAAGTGAAACAATATACGTTTCCCTTTATGAAAAATGTTATCTAAGTTATTCCCCTATTGAAGAATATGAAACTATACTTAATTTATATAATGAAAATGTTAATAAAATTAATTTAGCGAGAAAATATAATTTAACAACAATGGTATTTAGTCCTAATAGCCTTTTGTTTGAAGAAATTATGGATAAGTTAAATCAAGAAACAAAAGAAAAGATATTAAGTGACTTTGACAAAAGCTTTTCTAAATTAGACGACGATATGATTAAGACTATAGAAGTTTTCTTAAAACTAGATTTGAACTTGAGTGAAGCATCAAAAGGTTTATATGTTCACAGAAATACTTTAATTTACAGATTGGACAAAATAGAAAAGTATACTGGTTATGACATAAGAAAATTTAATGATGCAGTTTTATTTAAAATGGCATTTTTTATTTGGAAACAAAGAAATAAAATATAAGTTAGAATAAGTCCTTTTCAATAAAATATTAAAAATTTTATTGAAAAGGTTTTTTTTGTCGTATGAGAAATTAAGAATAGGTAAGTGATTAAAACACGAAAATAATAAAATATGGAAAAAATATTGTATAAATATTCTGAATTTGTTAAAATATTATTAAATTCAGACAAAATAAATTAGTTTATTTAAACATGATACGAATATAATATTATAAGTTTAAATAATAATAGTAAAATATTACCATAAGTATGAAAAATATATCCAGATACTTTGAAAATATAGTTATAGTATTTGGGCTTTTCTTTTTTGCATTGATTCAATAAATAAGTAATACAGATTTACTAGAAATTTTATTATTGGGTATTAAGGGTGGGAGGAATGAAAATGAAAAGAGGTAGTGGAATAATAATGCATATTGCATCATTACCAGGAAAATACGGGATTGGGACATTTGGAAAGGAAGCTTATGAGTTTGCAGATTTTTTAAAGAAAGCAGGACAAAGTTATTGGCAGATACTTCCGATTGGTCAAACAAGTTATGGTGATTCACCGTATCAATCATTTTCAGCATTTGCTGGAAATCCATATTTTATTGATTTTGATGTATTAGCTAGTAAAAAGTTGTTAAGGAAAAGTGACTATAATAAGCGGAAATTTGGAAATAATCAAAATAATATTTCTTATGAAACAATATTTATAGAAAAAATGAAAGTATTAAGATTAGCATATAAAAATTTTAAAAAGTATGATGATCAGAATTTTAATCATTTTCAAGAAGCAGAAGCTTTTTGGTTAGAGGATTATTCTTTTTTTATGGCTTTGAAAACTGAATTTGAGTTGAAGAGTTTTCAAACTTGGGAGAATGATATTAGGTTAAGAGTTGATAAGACTTTGGAAAATTATAAACAGTTGCTTGCAGATGAAATTGCTTTTTGGAAATTTATACAGTATGAATTTTTTAATCAATGGGATGAATTGAAAAAATATGTTAATAAATTGGGAATTAAAATTATAGGTGATATACCAATATATGTAGCAGAAGATAGTGCTGATTTATGGAGTAATCCTAAGTTATTTCAATTGGAAGAAGAGACCTTGATTCCAAAGAAGGTTGCGGGATGTCCTCCTGATGCATTTTCAGAAACAGGGCAGCTTTGGGGGAATCCCATTTATAATTGGGATTATCTCGAAGAGACTGAGTATAGGTGGTGGATAAGCAGGATTAAACATAGCCTAAAGCTATATGATGTAATTAGAATAGATCATTTTAGAGGTTTTGAGGCTTATTGGTCTATACCTTATGGTTCAGAAACAGCTCAAAATGGAGAATGGGTAAAGGGACCTGAGATGAAGTTGTTTGATGCAATAAAAAGTGAACTTGGAGATGTGAATATAATAGCAGAAGATTTAGGAATATTAACAAAAGCAACTAGAAAATTTAAAGATAAGACTGGCTTTCCAGGAATGAAAGTTTTAGCTTTTGCTTTTTCTGGTGGTAGCAAGAATTTATATTTACCACATAACTATGAGAAAAATTGTGTAGCCTATACAGGAACTCACGATAATGATACTGTACGAGGATGGGTTGAAACAACAGGAAGTAAGAAAGAAGTGCAAAATGCAATTAAATATTTAAAATTAACTGAAGAGGAGGGGGACAACTGGGGATTTATTAGAGGTGTATGGAGCAGTGTTGCAGATACTTCGATTGCACTTATGCAGGATTTTTTAAATCTTGGTAATGAAACGAGGATTAATTTGCCTTCTACTATAGGAAATAATTGGGTGTGGAGAATGGAAGAAGGCACACTTAGTGATGAATTAGCAAAAAAAATACGTAGAATGACTAAACTTTATGGAAGGTGTGAATAGTATTGGAGAAGAAAAGAATTGTAGAAGGTATAGAAAGATATTTAAAAGTAAAACATGGAGTAAAACTTAAAGATGCAAAAGATTATGAGATTTTTAATGCATTGTCATTAACGATATTAGAAGAGATTGTTGATGATTGGAATGAAACTAGTGATACTTATAATAGAGGTAGGATGGCTTATTATTTATCAGCAGAATATCTAATGGGAAGAGCACTAGGAAACAATTTGATTAATTTAGGTTTATATGATGAAGTTAAGGAAGTATTAGCAGAGTTAAAAATAGATTTAAATAGAATAGAAGAAATTGAAGAAGATGCTGGACTTGGAAATGGTGGTCTTGGTAGACTTGCTGCATGTTTTGTAGAGTCAGCAGCAACATTAAATATGCCTTTAGTTGGTTATGGTATAAGATATAGCAATGGATTATTTAAGCAAAATATAGAAAATGGATTTCAAACTGAATGTGAAGAT
The window above is part of the Clostridium saccharoperbutylacetonicum N1-4(HMT) genome. Proteins encoded here:
- a CDS encoding ABC transporter ATP-binding protein gives rise to the protein MADLSLRHIYKIYEGDVTAVKDFNLEIADKEFIVFVGPSGCGKSTTLRMIAGLEEISKGELYIGGKLVNDVEPKERDIAMVFQNYALYPHMTVYDNMAFALKLRKAPKDEIDKKVREAAKRLDIEHLLERKPKALSGGQRQRVALGRAIVREPKVFLMDEPLSNLDAKLRVQMRTEISKLYQSLGTTFIYVTHDQVEALTMGTRIVVMKDGIIQQVDTPLNIYNTPTNLFVAGFIGSPQMNLVTGTVAENDGKLYCKFEENNILLPQEKAAILKEKGYANKEVVFGIRPEHLDDSKELIESNPAATLTGDVEVVERMGAESYIYFKSGNNNMTARVDGSTECEPKDKIKLFVEHENIHVFDKETELRIC
- a CDS encoding PucR family transcriptional regulator, with translation MKGLEKYLQEIYENCEIPFEVYADDEIVFKSHPNNLKGELLENRFSIGLKNFVIVVEQSYKNSIKLLEFCVRDKYKEDTNKREKILNQLLQKLSVSRDKIKEIMPEIKDDTYLITINLQDKLIEALDVLKNIYNDIDVIILNYEDTIVLIGAFEDINEHISSISETIYVSLYEKCYLSYSPIEEYETILNLYNENVNKINLARKYNLTTMVFSPNSLLFEEIMDKLNQETKEKILSDFDKSFSKLDDDMIKTIEVFLKLDLNLSEASKGLYVHRNTLIYRLDKIEKYTGYDIRKFNDAVLFKMAFFIWKQRNKI
- the malQ gene encoding 4-alpha-glucanotransferase — its product is MKRGSGIIMHIASLPGKYGIGTFGKEAYEFADFLKKAGQSYWQILPIGQTSYGDSPYQSFSAFAGNPYFIDFDVLASKKLLRKSDYNKRKFGNNQNNISYETIFIEKMKVLRLAYKNFKKYDDQNFNHFQEAEAFWLEDYSFFMALKTEFELKSFQTWENDIRLRVDKTLENYKQLLADEIAFWKFIQYEFFNQWDELKKYVNKLGIKIIGDIPIYVAEDSADLWSNPKLFQLEEETLIPKKVAGCPPDAFSETGQLWGNPIYNWDYLEETEYRWWISRIKHSLKLYDVIRIDHFRGFEAYWSIPYGSETAQNGEWVKGPEMKLFDAIKSELGDVNIIAEDLGILTKATRKFKDKTGFPGMKVLAFAFSGGSKNLYLPHNYEKNCVAYTGTHDNDTVRGWVETTGSKKEVQNAIKYLKLTEEEGDNWGFIRGVWSSVADTSIALMQDFLNLGNETRINLPSTIGNNWVWRMEEGTLSDELAKKIRRMTKLYGRCE